A section of the Vicia villosa cultivar HV-30 ecotype Madison, WI unplaced genomic scaffold, Vvil1.0 ctg.002450F_1_1, whole genome shotgun sequence genome encodes:
- the LOC131638844 gene encoding putative glutaredoxin-C14 gives MFNQEKLMHYQVEQPSWSYYMMRRVTRTIEEDQMARIMRLATQSAVVIFSISSTSCMCHAMKSLFSGMGVNAMVHELDQDSKPFIRLLGNSTSLPVVFIGGKLVGSMDRVLSFHINGSLVPLLKDAGALWL, from the coding sequence ATGTTTAATCAAGAGAAACTCATGCATTACCAAGTGGAACAACCATCATGGAGCTACTACATGATGAGAAGAGTAACAAGAACAATAGAAGAAGATCAAATGGCGAGAATAATGAGATTAGCTACACAGAGTGCAGTTGTAATATTCAGCATTAGTAGTACTAGTTGTATGTGTCATGCAATGAAGAGTTTGTTCAGTGGAATGGGAGTGAATGCAATGGTTCATGAACTTGATCAAGATTCTAAACCATTCATCAGGTTACTTGGAAATTCAACATCACTTCCTGTTGTTTTCATTGGTGGCAAATTGGTTGGTTCTATGGATAGAGTTCTGTCTTTTCATATCAATGGTTCTCTTGTTCCTCTTCTCAAAGACGCCGGTGCTTTGTGGCTTTAA